One window from the genome of Carassius carassius chromosome 15, fCarCar2.1, whole genome shotgun sequence encodes:
- the smg9 gene encoding nonsense-mediated mRNA decay factor SMG9, giving the protein MSESGHSQPGIYGQGRRRRRRRDRDPGPAAQNLSGPSRDREYVPRERRDGSEEPTGPLLQKTPIILAKPPGERSKTSVPASGAPLEKPIMLIKTRDEGGKPGNPPDVAPSVSGAGTAKLEREGQRPTQPVYQIQNRGMGSAASGGAVDPVIGQTKLLPPEKMKHSIKLVDDQMNWCDSAMEYLRDQTDMLVVGVIGLQGTGKSTIMSLLSANSPEEDQRAYVFRAQTQEIKERAGNQSSGIDFYITQERVIFLDTQPILSPSILDHLINNDRKLPPEYNLPHTYVEMQSLQITAFLFTICHVVIVIQDWFTDINLYRFLQTAEMLKPSTPSASHDSTSSSGADDGSEYYPHIVFLQNKARREEFCPRNLKKMHLAVDKLMAHSHLKYKGTLSMLDCNIFPGLNRDYLETEVNLFLLPMMENDGEDALTRAGSGPPLFSLLPGYRGHPSFSSLVSKFRSQILAMSRSQLSHTILTEKNWFHYAARIWDGVKKSSALSEYSRLLS; this is encoded by the exons ATGTCGGAGTCGGGTCACAGTCAGCCCGGGATCTACGGACAGGGAAGGAGGCGGCGGCGACGGAGAGACCGAGACCCAGGACCAGCGGCTCAAAACCTCTCCGGACCCAGTCGAGATCGAGAGTATGTTCCCCGTGAGCGCAGG GATGGCAGTGAGGAACCCACAGGACCTCTTCTACAGAAGACTCCCATTATACTTGCTAAGCCTCCTGGAGAGCGA TCCAAAACAAGTGTGCCAGCAAGTGGAGCCCCATTGGAAAAGCCGATCATGCTGATTAAAACCAGAGATGAAGGGGGGAAGCCTGGGAACCCTCCTGATGTGGCTCCTTCAGTCTCAGGTGCAGGAACTGCCAAACTGGAGAGGGAAGGCCAGCGGCCGACCCAACCTGTGTATCAAATCCAGAACAGAGGCATGGGCTCAGCTGCATCCGGTGGAGCTGTGGATC CTGTGATTGGCCAGACTAAGCTCCTCCCCCCTGAGAAGATGAAGCACAGCATTAAGCTAGTGGATGACCAAATGAATTGGTGTGACAGCGCTATGGAG TACCTGCGAGACCAGACGGATATGTTAGTAGTTGGGGTTATTGGGCTACAAGGCACAGGCAAGTCCACAATCATGTCTCTTCTCTCTGCAAACAGCCCTGAGGAGGACCAGAG GGCATATGTGTTCAGAGCTCAGACGCAGGAAATCAAGGAGAGAGCTGGGAACCAGAGCAGTGGAATCGATTTCTACATCACTCAGGAGAGGGTCATCTTTCTGGACACGCAG CCAATTCTAAGCCCCTCTATTTTGGATCATCTCATTAACAATGACCGCAAGCTTCCTCCAGAATACAATCTTCCACATACATATGTGGAGATGCAG TCTCTGCAGATCACTGCCTTCCTCTTTACCATATGCCATGTTGTGATTGTGATTCAGGACTGGTTCACTGATATCAACTTATATAG GTTTCTGCAGACTGCTGAGATGCTGAAACCCTCGACTCCATCTGCCAGTCATGACAGCACCAGCTCCTCAGGGGCAGATGATGGCTCGGAGTATTATCCTCACATAG TTTTCTTGCAGAACAAAGCAAGGAGGGAGGAATTCTGCCCACGGAATCTGAAGAAGATGCATCTGGCAGTTGACAAGCTTATGGCACATTCCCACCTAAAATATAAAG GCACCTTATCCATGCTGGATTGTAACATATTCCCAGGACTGAATCGAGATTACTTGGAGACAGAAGTCAATCTTTTCCTCTTACCTATGATGGAGAATGATGGGGAAGATGCTTTGACAAGAGCAG GTTCAGGTCCACCTCTCTTCTCTCTGCTGCCTGGTTACAGAGGTCATCCCAGCTTTTCTTCACTGGTTTCTAAATTCCGCAGTCAGATCTTGGCTATGTCCCGCAGTCAGCTCTCACACACAATCCTCACTGAGAAAAACTG GTTTCATTATGCGGCTAGAATTTGGGATGGTGTTAAGAAATCATCTGCGCTGTCTGAATATAGCCGACTACTGTCATAG